GAGGACGCCATCGAGGCCCGTCTCGCTGAGGAGTGGGAGCCGGCGATCGGCGACTCGGTCGGCACCATCAGGACCGACTTGTCGGCCATAGAACGCTATGTCGACTTCTTGGTCGCCAGCGCGCCAGTGCGGCTGGACGGCATGCGGGTGGTTCTGGACTGCGCCAACGGCGCCGCGCATAGGGTCGCGCCGGAGGCCTTCCAACGGCTTGGCGCGGAGGTGATGCCGCTGGCCATCCAGCCGTCCGGCACCAACATCAACGCGGGAGTGGGCTCGACCCACCCGGAGTTGCTGCAACGCGCCGTGGTCGGTCTGGAGGCGCACGCCGGGTTCGCCTTCGACGGGGACGCCGACCGCTGCCTGGCCGTGGACGCCGCCGGCGAATTGGTCGACGGCGACAAGATCATGGGCATCCTGGCCCTCGCGCTGAAGGAGCGCGGCGAGTTGGCGTCTAATACCTTGGTGGCCACAGTGATGTCGAACCTGGGACTGTTCAAAGCCATGGCCGCGCACGGGATTGACGTCAAAGTCACGGGCGTGGGCGACCGCTATGTGCTGGAGGAGATGCTGGCCGGGGGTTACGTCCTGGGCGGCGAACAGTCCGGCCACGTCATCATGACCCGTCACGCCACGACCGGCGACGGCTCATTGACCGCCCTGCAACTGGCCTGCCGGGTGCGGGCGGCGGAAAGCTCCTTGGGAGAGTTGGCCAGCGTGGTTGAATCCTTCCCCCAGGTCCTGGTCAATGTGCGCGAGGTGGACAAAGGCCGCGTTGAGACCGATCCGGGAGTGGCCGCCGCGGTTAGGGAGGCCGAAGCGGAATTGGGCGACTCGGGGCGGGTGTTGCTCCGCGCCTCCGGCACGGAGCCGCTGGTCAGAGTCATGGTCGAGGCGTCAACCAGCGCGCGGGCCGAAGCGGTGGCGGACCGATTGGCCACAGTGGTGGCCCGGCAGCTGGGTTTGTGACGTGGGCTTCGCCATGGTCCCCGCCCCGGCCTGGCAGACGGTGGCCCCGTGGCTGGCCGATCCGTCCCTGGCCGAATCGGTTTGGCATTCGATCAACCAATTCATCATCGGTTTGGCCGAATCCCCCTGGGCTTTGCTGGCCGCCTATCTGATCTCCGCCATTGACGGGTTCTTCCCGCCCGTCCCGGCCGAAACCCTGGTCGTGGCCACCGCCGCCGTCTATTCGGCTTCGGGGATGTGGTGGCAATTGCTCGGGCTGTGGGCGCTGGCCGCCGCCGGTGCGGTCACCGGCGACTTGGTGGCGTACTCTCTGGGGCGCTGGTTCAACGCGGGCGAATGGCGTGTCTTCAGGCGCGGCAAGGGCCACGACGCCTTCAAGTGGGCGCAGCGGATTTTCGCCCGCGGCGCCGCGCCATTGCTGATGGTGGCCCGTTTCATACCGGTGGGACGGGTCGCGGTCAACCTGACCGCCGGCACGGTCCGGTACCCCTTGCGACGGTTCGTCGTGATCGACGCCACCGCCGGATGCTGCTGGAGCGCCTACTCGGTGGGCGTCGGCTCGATCGCGGGCCAGGCGGTCGGCGACAATCCGCTGCTGGGCGTCCTGTGCGGAATTGTCTTCGCGGTGTCGCTGGGCACGTTGGTCCAATGGCTCATCAACCGGCATTACGGCAAGCAGCCGGTCGCGGGTTCGGAAGCCACCGACCCGGATGGGACCGAGCCGGGCCGCCGCCAGGACGGCGGGGACGGCGGGGACGGCCAAGGCTGACGCCCGCCGCCGCCCGCCCACGCCGGATCCCCCAAACACGACGATAGTTTGACGCGAAGACACCGGACGGGCCCCGCGAATAGGTATTAGGTCCCTCGGGGAGGTAGGCTCGGATTGTCGCAGCGCAGCGGCGCGTCGACGAAGACCAAATTCAGGCCCAGGAGAGGACTACCAATGAAGGCACTTGTTTACCACGGAGCCGGCCAAAAGACCTGGGAGGAGGTGCCAGATCCCGCCATCCAAGATCCCAACGACGTCATAGTCAAGGTCGACACGACCACAATTTGTGGCTCTGACCTTCACATTCTTAAGGGCGACGTGCCAGCCGTCGAAGACGGCCGCGTGCTGGGACATGAAGGGGTCGGGACTGTGGTCGAGGTGGGCTCCGGCGTGGCCAAGTTCGAAGTCGGCCACCGGGTGGTGGTCAACTGCATCACCACCTGCGGCACCTGCGCCTACTGCCGAGTGGGACATCCGTCCCATTGCCAATCGGCTGGCGGCGTTGGCTGGCAGCTTGGGCACTTGGTGGACGGGACGCAAGCGGAATACGTGCGGATCCCGTTCGGAGAGACTTCGCTGCATTCGATCCCTGAGGGGCTGTCAGACGAGGAGGTCATCTTCGTCTCCGACATCATCCCAACCGGCTACGAGATGGGCGTCCTCAATGGCGACGTTCAGCCGGGCAACGACGTGGTGGTGATTGGAGCGGGACCTGTCGGCTTGGCGGCTATGGTGACCGCCCAGCTGAAGTCCCCGCGCCGCATTATTGCCGTGGACTTGGACGATTTCCGCCTCGAGGCCGCCCGCCGCTCGTTCGGCGCCACCCACGCGGTCAACTCCGGCCATGACGGCTGGATGGATGAGGTCCGGGCACTGACCCGCCACGGCGGCGCCGACGTCGTGATGGAGGCGGTGGGCATCCCCACGACCCTTGAGGCGGCCTTCGAGTTGGTCAGACCGACTGGGAGGATCGCCAACATTGGCGTTCACGGCGCCCCGGTGACCATGCCGATCGACCGCCTTTGGATCGAGAACATCACCATGACCATGGGTTTGGTGGATGCGGTCACCGCTCCAACCCTGATCGAGTTGATCGAGGCCGGCAAACTCAACGTGCGCCCTCTGGCGACCCACCGCTTCCAACTGGACGACATGCTCCAGGCGTATGACGTGTTCAGCCAGGCTGGCAAGAATGGCGCGCTGAAGGTCGTTATCACGGCCTAGCCAATGCCCCGGGGCGGCCTTGTCAACCGGCGGCGGCGCGGGGGAGCACCTCCAAGGCGGCCCCGGAAGGGGTCGGCGGCGCCAGTTGTTCGGGGGAGTCGCCCATGATGGCCCGCATGCGGTCGTACCGGACTTTGACGCCGGCCGCCCCGATCTGACCCAGTTCGCCGTCTGCGGCCACCGAGTCTTGAAGCATGTGGACCCGGTGGCCGTGGGCGGTGTCCACGGTCACCCCGGCCCAGGTCATGCCGGTCACGGCCGCCCCGGCCACGTCCTTCGTGATGGTGAGAAACGCGACCGCGCCGGTGTCGGTGTTGGGCCCCACCACCGCGTCCGTCTGGTTGGAGATGAAGTTGCCGAGCGAGTAGATGGTCCACATGCCGTCCCCGTGGACGCCGCCGGGGACAAGCTCAATCGGCTCGGCCACGTGCGGGTGGTCGCCCACAACGGCGTCGATCTGCCCCGAGGCGGCCAGGCGTGCCACGATTTCCCGTTGCTCCGGCGTCGGCGTGGTCTGGTACTCCACCCCGACGTGAATGGTGGCCAGCACCACGTCTGCCCCTGCGGCCCGGGCCGCCTCCGCCTGCGCGATCAGGAGATCGGTGTCGATCGGCGTGTTGACCGCCCACGGTTGGGCGGCGGGCGCGGGCAGGCCGTTGGTTCCGTAGGTGGCTGCGACGTGGGCGATCGTCAGGGTTTGCCCGCGGCCCGACAGGCGGTACAACTGCGGCAACTCCGCGTCCGCCGCGCTCAGGGCGGTCCCGGAATAGCCCAGCCCCGCGTCCCGCAAGGTTTGGATGGTGTGGGAGAGCCCGTCCCAACCCTGGTCCAAGGAGTGATTGGAGGATGTGGTGCAGCCATCCCAGCCCTGTTCGGCCATGTCCCTGACCAGTTCGGCGGGCGCCCCGAAGACGGGATACCCGCTCGGGGAGCGGCCCGGCGGCGCCAACGGCACCTCCATTTGGCAGATCGCCAAGTCCGCCCCGGCAATCCAGGCGTCGGCCCCGGCCAACAGCGGGCTGAACTCGTAGCCGCCGGCCCCGCCCGCCGCGGCGGCCGCGGAGGCGTTGACCGGCTGATGAAGCAACATGTCGCCCCCGAACGCCACGGTCACGGTCAATTCCTCCGGCACGTCCGGCGGCGCCGCAGGCGCCACCCACGGCAGTCGTGTGACGGACACGGTGGGAACATCGGGAGCCGACCCGGTGGGATCATTCAGGTCGTTTGGCAAGGTGGCCCAGGCGACGCCCAAGCTCAAGCCGCCGACAAGCGAGATGGCGAGGGCGCGCAGGCCACGCGAGAAGGGGCTCACAGATGACAATCTACCGTTAGCATGAAGGATGGTTCGCTCGTGGGTCGGTCGTCGGCCGAAAACGGTCCGTCTGAGTTTGCTGTTGGGACTCGCCGCCATTCTGCTGCTCGGCCTTGTCAACCTTCCGTCGGGACCAGCGAAGGCACAGAATGATGCCGAGGTTGTCGTGGCTGAGGGCACGCTTTCGATTGTCCTGTTGGGTGATTCGTACACGGCTGGGAACGGCACTGGGACTGAGTACTACGGCAAGCCGGAATACCATCGTTCCCACCTGAATTGGGGCGAGACGGATGCGCGGTGGCTAGTTGGGCAGTACAGGGTGCATGCCCGCCTGTGGAACCTGGCTCGCTCGGGCGATACCACTGAGGGCGTGCTCGAAGGAAGAGTGGACAAGAGTTGGGAAGCTCAGCTAGATGAAAACCCCACTGCGATCGCGAATGCCGATCTGATCATGCTCACGATTGGCGGCAACGACATACATTTCAGCGGTGTCGTGTCTTCTTGTTTTGCCGCCTTTGTGCGAGACGGACTGGCCTGCGAAAGCGCCATCAACGAAGCCTCGGCTCTCCTTGATGAGGTAATGAATGCTACCCGGCAGATTTTCGCCGATCTTGAGGCAATGGTGGACACAACCGTACTGAGGTGGTGTTGGTGGGTTACCCCTTCTTGAGTATGGATACACCGGATTACAACCTCGTGTGGCAGCGAGATCCGACGACCTATTATCAAGAAAGCATGGCTACCTATGATGCCGCCGCCGGAATACGCGCCGCTGGCGCAGCTGCAAATGCCAAGCAGGAAGCCTTGGTAGCCGAATGGAATCAGAGCCACGAATTGCAGGTGCGCTACGTCAAGGTGTCGGACGCTTTCAGCGGCCACGAGCCTGACCCTTCGACCGACGCCAAGAATGAGTACCGCTGGGTTAACGAATTCTTCGAAACGGGAGGCGTTCAACGAAATGATCAGCCAACCGAGAGCAGACTGGCGTTTGACAGCCTCGAGTTCTATCACCCGAACATCACGGGCCATGAGATGATTGCGCGGCGGGTTGAGGCGAGCATCGGCGTGCCGCGGGGGGCGACGGGTGGTATTTGGGGACGCGACCCAATTGATGTCGCTTTTGTCATTGATCTTGGTTATACAGCGCCGGAAGACGGCCTCGATGAGATGAAGGATAGGATCGAGGCGATCACGGCGATGGTGAAAGCAAGGTCGCCTGGGGCAAGATTCGCTGTCGTGCAGTTCCAAGGTTTTGATCACAGCGATTTCGACTGGGGCCGCCCACCGGCCGAGTCTTGGGTCGCGCGGGGGTTCACCTATTCGGCAGACGAGGCCAGCGAAGCGGTTAAGAACCTGGATCCGTTCGGCTTGAGCAGGATTTATTGGGAGCCCTCAATGCACACTGGCGTAATGACGGCGCTAGATCTGGACTGGCGCCCGGGCGTGCGCAAAGCCGTGCTCCTGATGAGTGCCCAGCCGATGGTTGCAACTGAGGCCTTCACCGATTACCAGAGTGAGTCGATTCGCCGCAGGTCCCTGGAAGTCGACCCGGTCGAGATCTACGGAATTGACTTTGGGCAATTGAATTCTCCGGTCATGGCAGAAGTGGCTGAGGCCACGAACGGAGAGATATTCGCGGCTGGCGCCGGAATGGTTGAAGAGGCTGTCGACCGCGCGATAGCGTCCGCACTGGCCAGTCCGGTGGCGTGGATTCAAGGACCGTATGTGGTCAAGGTTGGTGCTTCGCTGCGGTTGGATGCCGGGGGCTCATACTCTCCTTACGGCGGGATTGCCTCCTACGAGTGGGATTTTGACGGTGACGGCATTTGGGACCAGACAACGACCGACTGGTGGGTGGAGCATGAGTTTGAGGAGTTGTTTGACGGCGTGGTTGGCTTGCGGGTGACCGACGCCGCTGGTTCTCAGGCGATCGGTTCCACCCCCGTGTTGGTAAGCGAAGACGGCGATTCCGCCCCCAACGAAGCGGACAACTGTCCGAGGACCTTCAACTGGTCTCAAACCGACAGCGATCGGGACGGCGTTGGGGATGAATGCGATGACACGCCCGGTGTTCTGATCGACGATGCCGACCACGTCACTGTCATGACCAAGGGCCAAATCGACTCGCTGCCGTCGCAGGAACCAGAGTCGCATGCGAGCGCGAGCCAGGAACCCGGCCCTGGGTCGGGCGACGGCAGCGAGCCAGGCCCATCAGATGCCCCTCAGACGGATCCAAGCCGGAACCCCCTTGACGAGACCGCCTCGGACGCGGGCCCGCCTTCGGATCCGGTCGACGGCCCAGGCCCAGACCAGTCGAGTGTTCCAGACATGGGTCGGCCACAGCAACCGGGCGTCGGCGAGGCGAACGGGCAGGAGGGCAACCCCGAAACCGCCACACCCAGTCCGTCTGCCGAGGCCGCGCCATTGTGTTCGGCTACTCCAACCTTGGGTCGGTCTGCGGCGCCCGGTGGCGGAACCGGATCCGGTTGGTCGTCAGCAGACGCTAAGGACGCCCGTGCGGGTGAGGGGGCGCACAGTGCCTTGCCGGATCCGGCTGCTCCTCACGCGGTTGGTTCTGGGCGAGGAGAGACGAATTTGGGCGACGGGGGACTGCCGGTGACCGGGGTGGCTGGAGGGGCTGGCCTGCGCAGGGCGTCGGTGGCGCTGATGCTGGCGGGTTTGCTCCTGACCGGCGGGACGCGGTTCTTCTCGTGGCGGCGGAGCAGGTGCCAATGAGCGCGGGCGCTCCTCCGGGCCATTCTCGGGCAGCCGACCGCCCAGCGGGCTGCGGTCAAGCTGGGCGGTTGGTCAAGCGCGGTGGCCCGCGGGCGCGGCGGCGCGCCATGGCGGTGTTTGGTGTGGTGGTCATGGTGGGCGGCCTCTTGTCGGTCGGTGTTTGGCGATGGGGTAAGAACTTGTGCCTTTGGAGTCCGGATGTGCCGTTTGAGGCCTTGCTGGACGATCCGCTGGCCTCCAGGGAGCTACTTGACCTGGAACTGGTGTCATCAAGTGAGCAGCGGGGCTACGGAATGCACAATCTGGGTATTGAGCGCGTGTGTATGTCGACTGTGCGGAGGCTGTTCGAGCCGGGGCCGGACGGCCCTGAGGCGACGGCCCGCCAGATTGTTCGTTTCGCCCAAGACAACGGCTGGGAGGTCCAAAACGATCGTCGTCCCGACGGCGAGGGCGTACATGTGAGCATGTCGAAACCATGGGGTGCCCGAGGATATGAGATTCGGGCCGCTGTTTTCGCGAGCGAATCGGGCGACGGTGATGAGAGAATCTTGGTGGACGTCATCTGGTGACCGGAACAGCTCCGCCTTCGAGCGTGTTTTCGATCACGTCGGGGCCCAGCAGGATGACACGCGCAGGCGGGCTGCCGGGCTCATGGACGTCTAATCTAGCGCCCGCGGGTCCTATTCCCCGAACCAGCGCTGGACGTGCTCAGCGATGGACGTCTCAAAAGCGTCCTCGTCGTGGTGCTGTTTCAACCAGTCGACCAGGGAGCCGCCCGCCGCCTGGTCCAACTCGGCGCGGCAAGCGGCCGTGTCGGTGACGGCGCGCAGCAGCATCGACTCGGCCTGGGCCAAGTTGCGGTAGAAGAAGGGATAGCTGTCCGGCACCAGCGCGCGGGCCCAGTCCTTGTCGGGGAACACGCCGACGGCGCCCGCGAGGAGCGCCTCAATGTATTCCAGCCCGTAGGTTTCCTCGCGGGCCGTGGCCAGGAACGCGGTGGTGGAGGCGAGCGCCTCCCAGTACTGGTGCCGGGAAGGGGTGAGCGGGCCGACCCAGGCCCATTTGTTGCGGGACAGGTTCATCGCCATGGGGGAGACCAGGTGCGGCTCGGTTAGGCGCGCCTCGACCCGGATCGGGGCGCGCTTCGCCACCTTGGAGACCACCTCGATGAACTGTTGCGGCTGCTTGCGTTCCGACATGTAGATGGCCGGGTAGAGGACAACCGGGCGTTCGGGCTCGTGGCGGGGCTGGAGGTGTTCCAACCGAATGCCCAGGTTGACCCAGGAGATCCGGGCCCGTTCCGCCAGCGGCTGGATGGTCCAGCGCCGGACGTACTCGTGGATCGCTTTGGCGGTCCGCTCCGAGTTGGCGAAGGTGGGGAACAGCGCGCAGGACAACGACAGGGACGCCAACTCCACCGTCGAGTCGTAGCGCGCCCAGTTCCACCACATGAAGTTCATCAGCTTGGGCCGCTCGGTGTTGGCTTTGAGGGTCATCCACGCGTCCGCCGAGTCGATCACGTCCATGTTGATCACCACGGTGTCCTCCGCGTCCACCATGGCCAGCGGCAGCACGTCGAAATCGGGGTAACGGTGGACCTGGGGGGCGATCAGTTCCGCGCCCGGGAAGACGCGAAGCAAGCGGCGGACCAAGGTGGCGCCGGCGTCGTGGCCGGCCACCGTGCCATCCGACTCGATCACGAGCCCGGCGTATTTGACGGCGATCTTCATGTTTGCTTGCACCTCTTGTCGGCTGGTCTTTGGCTGGTCCTCGGCTGGCGTCCGGCTCGCCAACTGGCCAACCGCGCCAGCGCCAGGCTACCCGCCTGACCATCGCAGTCTTTGGGCCAAAGGCCGCGCGCCCGCTCTGCGGCGACCGCGACATGGGACCGTCGCGACGTGTGATCAGGCCGCGAGAATCGTTTCCTGGTGGTTCATGAAGATGGCGAGGGCCGCCCCGATCAGCGCGATGACGCCCGCTGAAACGCACCAGGTGAGCCCGCGTTCGCGCCCTAGGTGGATGCGCCAGGCCGACCAGGCGGCCAGGACCATGGCGCATCCATCCATGGGTACCCCGATGAACAGCCCCACCCAGGGGAAAAGGGATAGGGCCAAACCAATCACCGACACCGCCAGAGACGCCAAGCCGACGGTGCTGACAGGCAGCGCGCCGGTAGCGTAATCGGGGATCCGGTAGGTGTCGAGTGGTTT
Above is a genomic segment from Bifidobacteriaceae bacterium containing:
- the glmM gene encoding phosphoglucosamine mutase, whose translation is MARLFGTDGVRGLVGRDITAELALRLAAAVARELEAEQGLGYGSKSAPPVLDHRLEDTPQRLSAVIGVDSRVSGDMLAAASAAGLVSAGVDCVLVGVIPTPGLAYLTRSMGFDVGVMISASHNPYQDNGIKFFASSGNKLPDAVEDAIEARLAEEWEPAIGDSVGTIRTDLSAIERYVDFLVASAPVRLDGMRVVLDCANGAAHRVAPEAFQRLGAEVMPLAIQPSGTNINAGVGSTHPELLQRAVVGLEAHAGFAFDGDADRCLAVDAAGELVDGDKIMGILALALKERGELASNTLVATVMSNLGLFKAMAAHGIDVKVTGVGDRYVLEEMLAGGYVLGGEQSGHVIMTRHATTGDGSLTALQLACRVRAAESSLGELASVVESFPQVLVNVREVDKGRVETDPGVAAAVREAEAELGDSGRVLLRASGTEPLVRVMVEASTSARAEAVADRLATVVARQLGL
- a CDS encoding VTT domain-containing protein is translated as MVPAPAWQTVAPWLADPSLAESVWHSINQFIIGLAESPWALLAAYLISAIDGFFPPVPAETLVVATAAVYSASGMWWQLLGLWALAAAGAVTGDLVAYSLGRWFNAGEWRVFRRGKGHDAFKWAQRIFARGAAPLLMVARFIPVGRVAVNLTAGTVRYPLRRFVVIDATAGCCWSAYSVGVGSIAGQAVGDNPLLGVLCGIVFAVSLGTLVQWLINRHYGKQPVAGSEATDPDGTEPGRRQDGGDGGDGQG
- a CDS encoding zinc-dependent alcohol dehydrogenase family protein, producing the protein MKALVYHGAGQKTWEEVPDPAIQDPNDVIVKVDTTTICGSDLHILKGDVPAVEDGRVLGHEGVGTVVEVGSGVAKFEVGHRVVVNCITTCGTCAYCRVGHPSHCQSAGGVGWQLGHLVDGTQAEYVRIPFGETSLHSIPEGLSDEEVIFVSDIIPTGYEMGVLNGDVQPGNDVVVIGAGPVGLAAMVTAQLKSPRRIIAVDLDDFRLEAARRSFGATHAVNSGHDGWMDEVRALTRHGGADVVMEAVGIPTTLEAAFELVRPTGRIANIGVHGAPVTMPIDRLWIENITMTMGLVDAVTAPTLIELIEAGKLNVRPLATHRFQLDDMLQAYDVFSQAGKNGALKVVITA
- a CDS encoding CapA family protein — encoded protein: MSPFSRGLRALAISLVGGLSLGVAWATLPNDLNDPTGSAPDVPTVSVTRLPWVAPAAPPDVPEELTVTVAFGGDMLLHQPVNASAAAAAGGAGGYEFSPLLAGADAWIAGADLAICQMEVPLAPPGRSPSGYPVFGAPAELVRDMAEQGWDGCTTSSNHSLDQGWDGLSHTIQTLRDAGLGYSGTALSAADAELPQLYRLSGRGQTLTIAHVAATYGTNGLPAPAAQPWAVNTPIDTDLLIAQAEAARAAGADVVLATIHVGVEYQTTPTPEQREIVARLAASGQIDAVVGDHPHVAEPIELVPGGVHGDGMWTIYSLGNFISNQTDAVVGPNTDTGAVAFLTITKDVAGAAVTGMTWAGVTVDTAHGHRVHMLQDSVAADGELGQIGAAGVKVRYDRMRAIMGDSPEQLAPPTPSGAALEVLPRAAAG
- a CDS encoding GDSL-type esterase/lipase family protein, with translation MVRSWVGRRPKTVRLSLLLGLAAILLLGLVNLPSGPAKAQNDAEVVVAEGTLSIVLLGDSYTAGNGTGTEYYGKPEYHRSHLNWGETDARWLVGQYRVHARLWNLARSGDTTEGVLEGRVDKSWEAQLDENPTAIANADLIMLTIGGNDIHFSGVVSSCFAAFVRDGLACESAINEASALLDEVMNATRQIFADLEAMVDTTVLRWCWWVTPS